The region CGGCCCCTCTCTCCGGAGCGACCCATGACGGGCGCCCGCTTTCCCAGGCACTGGTCGGCACCCCGTGGCCGACGACCTCTCGGGCCGTCGGAGCCCTCTACGCCCACGGTCGGATCCACGAGCTGATGGAGCGCGTGGCGCTCTTCGGCGAGGAGCCGCCGGTCGTGGACGAGATCATCGCCCTCTCGAAAGCGCACGGCGTGTCCAGCGAGTACACGGCCCTCCTCGCCACCGAGACGGATGCCGACTACGACCGCGCGACCTCGGGGCGCAGGTGGCAGCGTCAGGTCCCCGCGGCTCACGACGGCCTGCCGCAAACCACCTTCCACTCCACCCCCGAGCCTCACGAGGTCGCCCTGCTCGCGCTCGCCCTCTTCGGACTGGCCTACGCCCGGCGGCGCGGGTGGCTGGCTCGGCGCGCGTGAGGCTTGGGCGCTTGCTTCGAGCCGCCCCCACGCGTGATCATGGGGCCTCGCGAGGTGGCATGGCCCGCATCCTGGTAGCCGACGACGACCCCCATATCCGCGAGGTGGTGGAATACGCCCTCGCCCGGGACGGCCACGAGATAACCCTAGCGGTCGGGGGCCTGGCGGCGCTCTCCCTGGCCCAGGATCCCGCTCGCGCCTTCGAGCTGCTCGTCCTCGACATCATGATGCCGGACCTCGACGGACTCGAGGTCTGCCGTCGCCTGCGCGCCACGAGCGAGCTGCCGATCATCTTCTTGACCTCGAGAGGGGACGAGGTGGATCGCATCGTAGGTCTCGAGCTCGGCGCCGACGACTACCTGGCCAAGCCCTTCTCCCCGCGGGAGCTGGTCGCGCGGGCCAGAGCCATCCTCAGGCGCGGCGCGCGGCAGGCCCCCGCGCCGGCGTCGCTCCTTCGCCACGGGCCGATCGCGCTCGACCCCGCGGCCCACGAGGTGACTTGCCACGGGGAGCTCGTGCCGCTCACCGCGACGGAGTTCGCTCTGCTAGAGGCCCTCCTGCGACGCCCCGGGCAGGTCCTGACCCGCGAGGTGCTGGTCGGCGAGGTCTACCGTTACGACCACCACATCACGGAGCGGACCATCGACACCCACGTGCGCCGCATCCGCAGCAAGTTCCGTCGCGCGGGCCACGAACCGATCGAGACCGTGCACGGCGTCGGGTACAAGGCACGCAAACCCGCGACCACCCCGTGACAGAAGCCCCCCCGCCCTCCCGGGCCCGCCGCCTGCTTCGCGTCGTCGCACGCCAGGCGGTACGCTTGCGGACGCGCCTCCTCCTCGTGAACCTGCTCGTCGTGCTGATACCGGCGGTGGGACTCGAATGGGCGCGGACCTACGAGCGCGAGGGGCTGCGAGCGCTCGAGACCGACATGCTGCATCAGGCGCAGCTCCTGCGCACGCTCCTCGAGCACCTCCCGCCCGCCGACGGCGCCCTCCCCTTTCGCACGGTCGCCCCGGCTCTCGCCGTGGCGGCGCAGCGCACGCGATTGCGCTTGCGCCTCGTGGACCGAATGGGGCGCGTCACGGCGGATTCGCACGAGCAGGGCCCCCCCGAGGGTGCCGAGCCCGCGGTGCCGCGTCTCCTCGGCCGGAGCTCCCAGCCCACGCGGCACCACACCGCCACAGATCCCGGGCCGATCGCGGAGCGGGTGGAGATCCGGCAGGCCCTCGCAGGGCGCCTCGGCACGGCCACGCGCGTTCACCAGCGCATTGGCCGGGTCTTCCTCTTCCTCGCGCTCCCCGTGAGGCAGGGCAGCGCCGTCGCCGGCGCGGTCTACGTCACCCGCTCCACCGTGCCGGTCCTGCAGAGTCTGTACCGTCTCCGGCGGCAGCTCGTGACCGTGCTCGTCGTGGCGCTCGGCCTGAGCTCGCTGCTCTCGCTCTTCCTCGCCGCCACGATCTCGGGGCCCATCGCGCGTCTGAACGACGCCGCCGGAAGGCTCGCCCGCGGCGACCGCACGGCAGTGCTGCAGCTCCGGCGCGGGGACGAGATCGGTCAGCTCTCCCGCTCGGTAGATACGCTGGTCAGGCAGCTCGACCACCGGGCCACCTATGTCGCCGAGTTTGCGGCCAACATCTCGCACGAGCTCAAGACGCCCCTGGCCTCGATCCGCGGCGCCGCCGAGCTCCTCCTGGACGGCGCGGCCGAGGACGCCTCGGCCCGCGAACGCTTTCTCAGGATGATCGCCTCGGACGTGGAGCGCCTCGACCGCCTCGTCTCGCGGGTGCTCGAGCTCTCCCGGATCGAGGCCCCCACGGCGGAGCGCGAGGGGCTGGACCTCTCGGCGCTGGTCCGCGAGGTCGCCTCGGCCTTCCCCCGCTGCCCGCTCGAGCTCGTCGTCCCCGACGCTCTGCCGTACCGCGGCCACCGGGCGCAGCTCGTCTCGGCCCTCACCGCGCTCGTGGAGAACGCGGTGCGCCACAGCCCCGCCGACGCCCCGGTGGTGGTGGCCTTGCGCCGCGCCGGGAGCCGGGTGGAGCTGTCGGTGCAGGACCACGGACAGGGGATCGCCGACGACCAACAGACGCGCATCTTTGACCGCTTCTTCACCACCCGGGCCGCAGAGGGGGGCACGGGCCTGGGGCTGGCCATCGTCGCCGCCGTGGCGGAGGGTCACGGAGGAGCGGTCCGACTGACGAGCGCCCCCGGCGCCGGGGCCTGTTTCACCGTGGAGCTCCCCGCGCCGGACTGAGCGACGCCTCGACCCATCCGGTGGCCTGCTCGTCCCTTGTCAGCCTCTCTCCCCGCTGTCTATACTCCCGGGCGCCGGTGCACATCCCACGCGGCGGTGACGGAGGCTGAGATGATTTTCGCCAAGATCGGCAAGTCGATACGCGCGCAGTTCAACAAGCTGGCGAACTGGTTCTGGACCAAAGACCCCATTGCCCAGATGCAGTACGAGTACGACAAGGCGGTCGAGGAGATGAAGCAGGGGCGCCAGGGCCTCGAGCAGTATCGAGGGCTCGTCGAGCGCGTCCAGCGGCAGGTGGCCTCCGAGGAGAAGCAGACGCGGGAGCTGGAGGCGAAGATCAGGGCCTACCTCAAGGCCGGAGACCGCAAGACCGCCGGCCAGCTCGCGATCCAGCTCCAGAAGGTCCAGCAGGACCTGGCGGAAAACCGCGAGCAGCTCGTGATGCACGAGAAGGCCTACGGGAACAACCTCGAGAAGATCAAGCACGCCACCAAGAAGCTGGCCGACGTGCGCGAGAAGATCACGCGCTACGAGGCCGACCTGAAGATGTCCCAGGCCGAGGCGGAGATGGCCCAGCTCTCGCAGTCCTTCGACTTCAACGTGACCACCGACTTCGGCCAGCTCGAGCAGGTGATCCAGGAAAAGATCGACCTCAACCGCGCCAAGGTGCGCGTGGCGGCCGACCTCTCCGGCGAGGGGGTCGAGCAGATCCAGGCCGAGAAGGCCATGGAAGAGAACATGGCCGAGGACCTGCTCTCCCAGTTCGAGGTCGAGATGGGCCTGAAGACGGCCGAGACCGCCGGCATCCAGGCGGGGCCGAAGAGCCTCGGCCCGATCGGCACCGAGGCGGCAGAGACCTCCACCACCGTCGAGAAACAGGTCGAAAAGGCCTAGGGACACCCCCTGAAGGGCCACGACTGGACCGTTCGATCGTCACCTGTAGCTCGCGCGATTCTTCGCAGGTCGAAGTAGTCCCAATGGTTGCTCGGCGCCGACGCGTTGCGCGCGCGACGCCAAAGGAGAGTCGAGATGGCTGGAAGACCCAAACCTGCGTTCTTCATCCTGGTGGGGCTCGTGGTGCTCGGGCTCGTCGCCTTCGCCCTCTATCGCATGGGGATCCTCGCTCCGAAGGGGACCGAGGCGGGCTCCGGGAGCGGCGCGATCAGCAAGGAGGACCTGGAGAAGATCAAGAAGGGCGGCGGAACGGGCACCGGCGTCGAGGCCCCGGATCAGTCCGCGCCGACCACGACCAAGGAATACAAGTTCGTCCCCGAGGCGAAGCTCCCCCCCGTCAAGGGGGTCTCGAGCTACGAGAAGCTCAAGGACAACACGGTCCGCTTCGCGCTGAACGTCTGGGCCGGCTGGGCCCCCATCATCTGGGCCAACGGCGGGCTGAAGGCCGGCAAGGTCTGGAAGGGGCCGAAGGATACGGAGTTCAAGGTCGAGCTGGTGCTGATCGACGACCCGGTCAAGATGCGTGACGCCTACGCCGCCGGCAAGCTCCACGTGGGCTGGAGCACCGTGGACATGATCCCCCTCTTCCTCGAGGAGCTCCGCAAGGACTCCCGCATCATGCCTCGCGTCTACCAGCAGATCGACTGGTCGAACGGCGGAGACGGCATCGTAGCCCGCGGGGTGCAGAACGTGAACGAGCTGCGCGGCAAGTCGATCGCGCTGGCCCTCAACTCCCCGTCGGAGTTCTTCCTGCTAAACGCGCTCATCAACGCGGGCGTGCAGCCGGGTGAAGTGACCTTCAAGGGGACAGGTGACGCCTTCCAGGCTGCCGCCGCCTTCAACAGCGACAAGAGCATCGCGGCGTGCGTCTCGTGGGCCCCCGACATCTACAATCTCGCCAAGGCCAAGGGGAACAAGCTCATCGTCTCGACCGCCACGGCCAACAAGCTCATCGCCGACGTCTGGTTCGCCCGCGCCGACTTCGCCAAGGACCACCCCGAGATCATCGAAGGGCTGGTCCGCACCGTCTTCGACGCGATGGAAGAGGTGAAGCAGCCCGCGAACAAGCAGAAGGTCGCGGCCCTCCTCGCCAAGGCCTACAGCATCCCCGCCACCGACGCGATGAACATGCTCGCCGACGCCCACAACACGAACTACGCCGAGAACCGCGAGTTCTTCATGAATCAGAACAACCCCACTAATTTCGAGCGCACCTGGGAGACGGCCTACTACCTCTACAAGCGCCGCGGGAAGGTCACCGACCAGACGGCCTTCGATCAGGTAATGGACTTCTCGGTGCTGAAGAAGCTCGGGGCGATCCCCAAGTACGCCAACCAGAAGAACGAGTACGACGTCAAATTCACGCCCAAGAGCGTCACGTCGATCAAGGCCGAGTCGGGCGAGATCCTGACCAAGACGGTGGTCATCCACTTCTTCCCGAACTCCTTCGACCTGGACAAGAAGGTGGCGCGGCAGATCGGCGACAAGACCGCCGAGGAGCTCTACGACCCGAACGTGCCCCTCGTGCTGGAGGAGATCGGGAAGCTCGCCGGACAGTACGGCGCCGCGCGGATCGTGATCGAAGGGCACACCGACGCGTCCATGAAGGGGCACGTCCCCTTCGACGGCGTGCGGCAGCTTTCGGAGCACCGGGCCAACGCGGTGAAAGAGGCCCTCTTGAAGAAGTTCAAGACGCTCCAGCCGAACCAGTTCGCAGCGGAGGGGGCGGGCTGGAATCGCCCAGCGGACCCCAACGACCCGGCCAACCACGCCAAGAACCGCCGTGTCGAGGTCAAGGTCTTCCCGATGGAAGCCCAGTAGCCGGAGCGAGCCCGCGTCGTGGCCGACCCTACCCCTCCCACTGCCTCCCCGCGCTCGGCGCCGGGTGCTCTCCGCCGCCCTCCCTCGCTCGCGGCGCGCGCCCTCGCCGGCTCGGCGTGTCTCGGGGTCATCTTCCTCGTCTGGTGGTGGGCCACCCGCGGCGCCGCCGAGGAACGGCTGATCTCGCCCGCCACCCTCGGTTCTCCGTCCGAGGTCTTCGGGTCCTTCAAGTCCCTCTGGTTCGATCGCGCCCTCACCCGGCACACGGCGGCGAGCGTCTGGCGCGTGATGCAGGGCTTCGGGCTCGCCGTACTGATCGGGGTACCGCTCGGGATCCTGGCCGGCTGCTTCCCTCTCCTCGGTGCCTTCTTGGCCCCGCTCAACCTCTTCGGCCGGAACGTCCCCGTCGCCGCGCTGATCCCCCTCACCATGCTCTGGTTCGGCATCGACGAGCTGCAGAAGGTGATGTTCATCTTCATCGCCTCGGTGGCCTTCGTCCTCTCCGACGCGATGCAGAACGTGATCAACGTCGAGCAGAAGTACGTCGACACCGCCTACACGCTGGGCGCCAGCCGGCGGCAGGTCATCTTCAAGGTCCTGCTCCCCATGGCCCTGCCGGACATCTTCAACTCGCTGCGCCTGCTCTTCGGCGTGGGGTTCGGCTACATCATCCTGGCCGAGGTGGTGAACATGGACCGGGGCCTCGGCACGCTCATCACCGTCTCCGAGCGGCGCGGCCCGCGCGAGCACGTCTACCTCTGCCTGATCGTCATCACGCTGGTGGCTTACGCCATCGATCGCCTGATCTATCGGCTCGGGTTTCTCCTCTTCCCGCACCGGAGGCGCAGCTCGTGACCGCAGACCCACCCGTCGCAACGGCAGCACCCCCGAGCGCCCCCCCGGCTGATGCCACCCCGCGTGCCCCCGTCGCGCGCCCCGCCGTCGTGCGCTTCGAGAACGTGGCCAAGGTCTACGGCGAGGGGACCGTCCGCGAGGCGACGGCGATCCGGGACGTCACCTTCGTGGTCGAGGATCGCGAGGACAAGGGAGAGATCGTGTGCATGCTGGGGCCCTCGGGCTGCGGCAAGTCGACGATCCTGCGCATCATCGCCGGACTCGCCCCCCAGTTTCCGCCCACCCGCGGGAAGGTCGAGATCTTCGGCGGACCGATCCTCGGGCCGGGCGCGGACCGCGGGATGGTCTTCCAGTCCTACACCGCCTTCGACCACCGGTCGGTGCTCGAGAACATCAGCTTCGGCCTCGAATGTCGCGGGGTCTCTCGGCGCGAACGCGAGGCCGAGGCGCGCCGCTGGATCGAGAAGGTGGGCCTCTCCGTGGCGCGCGACGCGAGCAAGTTCCCCCACGAACTTTCGGGCGGGATGCAGCAGCGCGTGGCCATCGCGCGCACGCTGATCCTGAAGCCGCGCATCATCTTGATGGACGAGCCCTTCGGAGCGCTCGACCCGCTGATGCGGCTGCAGATGCAGGACCTCCTCATCGAGCTCTGGCGCGAGCAGCAGGCCACCATCTTCTTCGTCACTCACAGCATCGAGGAAGCGGTCTTCCTCGGAGATCGCGCCTATTTGGTCTCGCCCGCGCCGGGCCGTATCCTGAAGGAAGTGCCGCTCCCTCCCCCCGACCGCCCGGCCATGGAGATGCACCGCGACGCGGCCTTCCAGGAGCGCGTGTTCCAGCTGCGCGAGGACGTGCACAAGCTCGAGAGCAAACAGAGCCATGGCTAGTCCAGGGGTGAAACGCGCGGGGTTCTGGCAGTACGTCAAGCGAGCCTTCGTCCAGCACTGGAACCTCCTCGCCTTCGGGGCCGGCGTTGCCGCAGGGGCGCTCTCCGGACACGCCGACGTGGTGATTCCGCTCGTGGCGGCGAGCGAGATGGTGTACCTGGCGGGCCTCGCCTCCCACCCGCGCTTTCAGGCCGCGGTCGACGCCTCGACGCACCAGGCGGCCAAGGCCGAGGCCAAGGCCACCGTGACCGAGCCCGCGCTGCAGCGCATCTTCGTCACCCTGGATCCGCGCTCCCGCGCCCGGTTCGAGGAGCTCCGGAAGCGCTGCCGCGAGCTCAGGCAGCTCGCCCTGGGCCCCGCGGCTGCCGAAGGCCCCGCCGAGGTGGCGAGCCTGCACCTCGAAGGGATCAACCGGCTGCTCTGGGTTTTTCTGAAGCTGCTCTATTCCAAGCACGCCCTCGAGCGCTTCCTCGCCACCACCGACGAGAAGGAGATCCGGGAGAGCATCGCCGACCTCGAGAATCGCCTCGAATCGCTCGGGCCCGTGGCCGAGGACACGCCGGCCGAGGTGCGTAATCGACGGTCGCTCGTGGACACGCTCGCGAGCGCCAACCTGCGCCTCGACAACCTGGCCCGCGCGCGCGAGAACCACGAGTTCATCCTGATCGAGCTGGAACGCATCGATTCGAAGATCACGAGCATCGCCGAGCTGGCCGTGAACCGGCAGGACCCGAACTTCGTGACCACCGAGGTGGACGGCGTGGCGGCCACGATGGAGCAGACCGAGCGGGCCATGACAGACCTGCAGCTCGTCTCGGGGATCGACCAGGCGACCGCCCCTCCACCCTCTTTCCTCGACGAGAAGCTGGACGTGCAGTAGGAGGGGGCGGCGGGCTACTTCCCGCGTCGGTCGATCGCCCGGGCGGGCCGGCCGAAGAGATAGCCCTGCAGGAGGTCGGCGCCGCATTCGACGAGCACGTCCCGCTCCTCGGGTAGCTCGATCCCCTCCGCCACCACCCGGCAGCCGAGGTCCCCGCAGAGAGCGATCATCGAGCGGACCACCTTCTGCTTGGTGGGCTCGCGGTGGATGTTGCGCACGAGCGACATGTCGATCTTCACCA is a window of Deltaproteobacteria bacterium DNA encoding:
- a CDS encoding response regulator transcription factor codes for the protein MARILVADDDPHIREVVEYALARDGHEITLAVGGLAALSLAQDPARAFELLVLDIMMPDLDGLEVCRRLRATSELPIIFLTSRGDEVDRIVGLELGADDYLAKPFSPRELVARARAILRRGARQAPAPASLLRHGPIALDPAAHEVTCHGELVPLTATEFALLEALLRRPGQVLTREVLVGEVYRYDHHITERTIDTHVRRIRSKFRRAGHEPIETVHGVGYKARKPATTP
- a CDS encoding HAMP domain-containing histidine kinase, with protein sequence MTEAPPPSRARRLLRVVARQAVRLRTRLLLVNLLVVLIPAVGLEWARTYEREGLRALETDMLHQAQLLRTLLEHLPPADGALPFRTVAPALAVAAQRTRLRLRLVDRMGRVTADSHEQGPPEGAEPAVPRLLGRSSQPTRHHTATDPGPIAERVEIRQALAGRLGTATRVHQRIGRVFLFLALPVRQGSAVAGAVYVTRSTVPVLQSLYRLRRQLVTVLVVALGLSSLLSLFLAATISGPIARLNDAAGRLARGDRTAVLQLRRGDEIGQLSRSVDTLVRQLDHRATYVAEFAANISHELKTPLASIRGAAELLLDGAAEDASARERFLRMIASDVERLDRLVSRVLELSRIEAPTAEREGLDLSALVREVASAFPRCPLELVVPDALPYRGHRAQLVSALTALVENAVRHSPADAPVVVALRRAGSRVELSVQDHGQGIADDQQTRIFDRFFTTRAAEGGTGLGLAIVAAVAEGHGGAVRLTSAPGAGACFTVELPAPD
- a CDS encoding PspA/IM30 family protein, with protein sequence MIFAKIGKSIRAQFNKLANWFWTKDPIAQMQYEYDKAVEEMKQGRQGLEQYRGLVERVQRQVASEEKQTRELEAKIRAYLKAGDRKTAGQLAIQLQKVQQDLAENREQLVMHEKAYGNNLEKIKHATKKLADVREKITRYEADLKMSQAEAEMAQLSQSFDFNVTTDFGQLEQVIQEKIDLNRAKVRVAADLSGEGVEQIQAEKAMEENMAEDLLSQFEVEMGLKTAETAGIQAGPKSLGPIGTEAAETSTTVEKQVEKA
- a CDS encoding OmpA family protein; this encodes MAGRPKPAFFILVGLVVLGLVAFALYRMGILAPKGTEAGSGSGAISKEDLEKIKKGGGTGTGVEAPDQSAPTTTKEYKFVPEAKLPPVKGVSSYEKLKDNTVRFALNVWAGWAPIIWANGGLKAGKVWKGPKDTEFKVELVLIDDPVKMRDAYAAGKLHVGWSTVDMIPLFLEELRKDSRIMPRVYQQIDWSNGGDGIVARGVQNVNELRGKSIALALNSPSEFFLLNALINAGVQPGEVTFKGTGDAFQAAAAFNSDKSIAACVSWAPDIYNLAKAKGNKLIVSTATANKLIADVWFARADFAKDHPEIIEGLVRTVFDAMEEVKQPANKQKVAALLAKAYSIPATDAMNMLADAHNTNYAENREFFMNQNNPTNFERTWETAYYLYKRRGKVTDQTAFDQVMDFSVLKKLGAIPKYANQKNEYDVKFTPKSVTSIKAESGEILTKTVVIHFFPNSFDLDKKVARQIGDKTAEELYDPNVPLVLEEIGKLAGQYGAARIVIEGHTDASMKGHVPFDGVRQLSEHRANAVKEALLKKFKTLQPNQFAAEGAGWNRPADPNDPANHAKNRRVEVKVFPMEAQ
- a CDS encoding ABC transporter permease; protein product: MADPTPPTASPRSAPGALRRPPSLAARALAGSACLGVIFLVWWWATRGAAEERLISPATLGSPSEVFGSFKSLWFDRALTRHTAASVWRVMQGFGLAVLIGVPLGILAGCFPLLGAFLAPLNLFGRNVPVAALIPLTMLWFGIDELQKVMFIFIASVAFVLSDAMQNVINVEQKYVDTAYTLGASRRQVIFKVLLPMALPDIFNSLRLLFGVGFGYIILAEVVNMDRGLGTLITVSERRGPREHVYLCLIVITLVAYAIDRLIYRLGFLLFPHRRRSS
- a CDS encoding ABC transporter ATP-binding protein, giving the protein MTADPPVATAAPPSAPPADATPRAPVARPAVVRFENVAKVYGEGTVREATAIRDVTFVVEDREDKGEIVCMLGPSGCGKSTILRIIAGLAPQFPPTRGKVEIFGGPILGPGADRGMVFQSYTAFDHRSVLENISFGLECRGVSRREREAEARRWIEKVGLSVARDASKFPHELSGGMQQRVAIARTLILKPRIILMDEPFGALDPLMRLQMQDLLIELWREQQATIFFVTHSIEEAVFLGDRAYLVSPAPGRILKEVPLPPPDRPAMEMHRDAAFQERVFQLREDVHKLESKQSHG